The following coding sequences are from one Ooceraea biroi isolate clonal line C1 chromosome 5, Obir_v5.4, whole genome shotgun sequence window:
- the LOC105281181 gene encoding zinc finger protein 830 — MSLEKRKVTQNDLRKAMNEHKKKIGAVKKIDSPLAKYTDAGQLMCILCKSVVRSETVWPVHLNSKVHKENIELAKRTKLETENTARPSNTIPPFKRPCSPSEHTSVNKKIKGILKNSTQTVPKTSSNLPADFFDNNSEQTNSGSVPIQKLKNKTSVVNTNADVQNMEVKEEKEKEKEKEKVKDPNQAALPEGFFDDPVMDAKVRNVEYKDPIEEEWEKFQKEIKEETAQSAQIIADDQEEATTERQLDEIEEQMRHWSRVMDLVKRMEQVQNTDRKQENIDDDVSSGDEAEFDEFLDWRAKNSYK; from the exons ATGTCgttggaaaaaagaaaagtaacgCAGAATGATCTGCGTAAAGCAATGAATGAACACAAGAAGaaaattggtgcagtcaaAAAGATCGATTCACCGTTAGCAAA GTATACAGATGCGGGACAACTTATGTGCATTTTGTGCAAGTCAGTTGTACGCAGCGAGACAGTTTGGCCTGTTCACTTAAATTCGAAAGTAcacaaagaaaatattgagTTAGCAAAAAGAACTAAACTCGAAACAGAGAACACTGCAAGGCCATCTAATACCATTCCACCATTCAAAAGGCCTTGTTCTCCATCTGAACATACttctgtaaataaaaagataaagggaatattgaaaaattctaCTCAGACGGTACCAAAAACTAGCTCAAACTTGCCAGCAGATTTCTTTGATAATAATTCAGAACAAACCAACAGTGGATCTGTTCCCATACAAAAATTGAAGAACAAAACTTCTGTTGTTAATACAAATGCAGATGTACAAAACATGGaagtaaaagaagaaaaagagaaagagaaggagaaggagaaagtaAAGGATCCAAATCAAGCTGCTCTTCCAGAGGGATTTTTTGATGATCCAGTGATGGATGCTAAA GTCCGTAACGTCGAATACAAAGATCCCATCGAGGAAGAATGGGAAAAATTCCAGAAAGAAATTAAGGAAGAAACTGCGCAGTCTGCGCAAATTATTGCTGATGATCAGGAAGAAGCAACGACAGAAAGACAGTTGGATGAAATTGAGGAACAAATGAGACACTGGTCTAG ggTAATGGATCTTGTAAAACGCATGGAACAAGTGCAAAATACCGACAGGAAGCAGGAGAATATCGACGATGATGTATCGAGCGGGGACGAAGCAGAGTTTGATGAATTTCTCGACTGGAGAGCGAAGAattcgtataaataa